From the genome of Anopheles moucheti chromosome 3, idAnoMoucSN_F20_07, whole genome shotgun sequence, one region includes:
- the LOC128303987 gene encoding uncharacterized protein LOC128303987, which produces MHRLIVLLLLLALQIARHRAAGNVLFRQFLITAVERNCIVPLKPDWSYSSPLIFTQNGVLISPESDSQLMEITLATGDEVVLSCSPNYFREFSSEKVLWARCKKDTTFVVNGMDKNFVSALACKERPIEEIIVAVRGCPATLRSIEYGFTNPVTNKSYILGEACYDVKLGRTHFIHTKVKSGTNSIEQLALKVKDNATYFHGYHPTQRYKVDLSKALNINDQAERFRPVFGVKNAPKIESRRYINEALLTHRQYLSVLKMAWNYQIVKDRDLLLNLDRLLQDIRALEVSEVEIYTGAHGVMTLQDKHNQSAEVYLVRENRFPVPRLHWTVVRSLERAVAFAVFGKSPQTEQEQERRSFCANLCEQISWLKKLHENDAWQDGRAGYVLCCELEDFRRTVKEMPPISGVKAVLV; this is translated from the exons ATGCACAGGCTGATagtgctgctactgctgctggcaCTGCAAATAGCGCGCCATCGTGCGGCCGGAAATG TTCTATTCCGACAATTTCTCATTACAGCGGTGGAACGTAACTGCATCGTGCCGCTGAAACCGGACTGGTCCTACTCATCCCCGCTGATATTCACACAGAACGGTGTACTGATCTCACCCGAAAGCGACAGCCAGCTCATGGAGATTACACTGGCCACCGGTGATGAGGTGGTACTCTCCTGCTCACCCAACTATTTCCGTGAATTTTCCTCCGAAAAGGTGCTGTGGGCCCGATGTAAGAAGGATACAACGTTTG TGGTGAACGGTATGGATAAGAACTTCGTGTCGGCATTGGCATGTAAGGAGCGTCCGATCGAGGAGATCATTGTGGCGGTGCGTGGATGTCCGGCAACGTTGCGCTCGATAGAGTACGGGTTCACCAATCCGGTCACGAACAAATCCTACATCCTCGGCGAGGCGTGCTACGACGTAAAGCTCGGTCGCACTCACTTCATCCACACCAAGGTAAAGTCCGGCACCAACAGCATCGAACAGCTGGCACTCAAAGTAAAGGACAACGCGACTTACTTCCACGGCTATCATCCGACGCAACGGTACAAGGTTGACCTTAGCAAAGCGCTCAACATAAACGACCAGGCGGAACGTTTCCGGCCCGTGTTTGGGGTGAAGAATGCACCCAAGATCGAGTCCCGCCGGTACATCAACGAAGCGCTGCTCACCCACCGACAGTATCTTTCAGTATTAAAGATGGCCTGGAACTACCAGATCGTGAAGGATCGCGATCTGCTGCTGAACCTCGACCGGTTGCTGCAGGACATCCGCGCGCTCGAGGTGTCCGAGGTGGAGATATACACCGGGGCGCACGGCGTCATGACGCTACAGGACAAACACAATCAGAGCGCGGAGGTGTACCTGGTGCGAGAGAATCGCTTCCCGGTGCCAAGACTACACTGGACGGTGGTGCGCTCGCTGGAGCGGGCCGTCGCGTTTGCCGTCTTTGGCAAATCGCCACAGACCGAGCAGGAGCAGGAGAGGCGAAGCTTCTGCGCGAACCTGTGCGAGCAGATCTCATGGCTGAAGAAGCTCCACGAAAACGATGCGTGGCAGGATGGCCGAGCCGGGTACGTACTTTGCTGTGAGCTGGAAGATTTCCGCCGCACGGTGAAGGAGATGCCACCGATCAGTGGCGTCAAGGCGGTACTCGTTTAA
- the LOC128301749 gene encoding uncharacterized protein LOC128301749 isoform X2 has protein sequence MRKLLPKPPHMTHLQRHRLESVSDHSGPTSSSSKSDSSDGSASEICEQPQQQQQQQQHLGGLISPNSSYTQEDVDEQDDDLEYSKHDLISLDNGIITDYERAQVESFFSGLGTEVYVSSSLANLYERVGKEDWRLVFTGIPVLLHDKGSTRSRCTPRVSFVLAERGTCFALWKDTIDNLSDYKVAAAAFHTMCLSADHRKVIGFSFDSNQAAREMWVRVEELTSNPENIALSAPGRKRKTQKRAKPIVLPPKSQISQPCQFNHVTSVTTGDTQRYFSLQAFVSAPMKHRSP, from the exons ATGAGAAAACTGTTGCCAAAACCACCGCAT ATGACACACCTCCAGCGGCACCGGCTGGAGTCAGTGAGTGACCACAGCGGTCCGACCAGCTCGTCCAGCAAGTCGGACAGCTCGGACGGTTCGGCCTCGGAGATATGCGAG cagccacagcagcagcagcagcagcagcaacacctgGGTGGACTGATCTCACCCAACTCCAGCTACACCCAGGAGGACGTTGACGAGCAGGATGACGATCTCGAGTACAGCAAGCACGACCTCATCAGTCTGGACAACGGCATCATCACCGACTACGAGCGGGCACAGGTCGAGAGCTTCTTCAGCGGACTCGGCACCGAG GTGTACGTTAGCTCATCGTTGGCCAATCTGTACGAGCGCGTCGGCAAGGAGGACTGGCGTCTAGTGTTTACTGGTATACCGGTGCTGCTACACGACAAGGGCAGCACGCGGTCACGCTGCACACCGAGGGTGTCGTTCGTGCTGGCCGAGCGTGGTACGTGCTTCGCCCTCTGGAAGGATACCATCGACAACCTGTCCGACTACAAGGTAGCAGCGGCCGCCTTCCATACGATGTGTCTATCAGCAG ATCATCGGAAAGTGATCGGTTTCAGTTTCGATTCGAACCAGGCGGCTCGGGAAATGTGGGTGCGGGTAGAGGAGCTGACGAGCAATCCGGAAAACATTGCGCTGTCGGCACCGGgcagaaaacgaaaaacccaGAAGCGTGCGAAACCGATCGTGCTGCCACCGAAGTCACAAATTTCGCAACCGTGCCAGTTCAACCACGTTACCAGCGTTACGACCGGTGACACGCAGCGTTACTTCAGTCTGCAGGCGTTCGTTTCGGCACCGATGAAGCACCGAAGTCCTTAA
- the LOC128301749 gene encoding uncharacterized protein LOC128301749 isoform X1 yields the protein MRKLLPKPPHMTHLQRHRLESVSDHSGPTSSSSKSDSSDGSASEICEVMQEWSLDGSDPQSHPMQLHHPNNHQHLVHHQHHHHHHHHHHHNHHRHQSHHRTLLTTHEHLQHQQPQQQQQQQQHLGGLISPNSSYTQEDVDEQDDDLEYSKHDLISLDNGIITDYERAQVESFFSGLGTEVYVSSSLANLYERVGKEDWRLVFTGIPVLLHDKGSTRSRCTPRVSFVLAERGTCFALWKDTIDNLSDYKVAAAAFHTMCLSADHRKVIGFSFDSNQAAREMWVRVEELTSNPENIALSAPGRKRKTQKRAKPIVLPPKSQISQPCQFNHVTSVTTGDTQRYFSLQAFVSAPMKHRSP from the exons ATGAGAAAACTGTTGCCAAAACCACCGCAT ATGACACACCTCCAGCGGCACCGGCTGGAGTCAGTGAGTGACCACAGCGGTCCGACCAGCTCGTCCAGCAAGTCGGACAGCTCGGACGGTTCGGCCTCGGAGATATGCGAGGTAATGCAGGAGTGGTCCCTGGACGGTAGTGATCCCCAGTCACATCCGATGCAGCTGCACCACCCGAACAACCATCAGCACCTAgtccatcatcagcatcaccatcatcatcaccatcaccatcatcacaaccatcatcgccatcagtCGCACCACCGTACGCTTCTTACGACTCACGAACATCTTCAACATCagcagccacagcagcagcagcagcagcagcaacacctgGGTGGACTGATCTCACCCAACTCCAGCTACACCCAGGAGGACGTTGACGAGCAGGATGACGATCTCGAGTACAGCAAGCACGACCTCATCAGTCTGGACAACGGCATCATCACCGACTACGAGCGGGCACAGGTCGAGAGCTTCTTCAGCGGACTCGGCACCGAG GTGTACGTTAGCTCATCGTTGGCCAATCTGTACGAGCGCGTCGGCAAGGAGGACTGGCGTCTAGTGTTTACTGGTATACCGGTGCTGCTACACGACAAGGGCAGCACGCGGTCACGCTGCACACCGAGGGTGTCGTTCGTGCTGGCCGAGCGTGGTACGTGCTTCGCCCTCTGGAAGGATACCATCGACAACCTGTCCGACTACAAGGTAGCAGCGGCCGCCTTCCATACGATGTGTCTATCAGCAG ATCATCGGAAAGTGATCGGTTTCAGTTTCGATTCGAACCAGGCGGCTCGGGAAATGTGGGTGCGGGTAGAGGAGCTGACGAGCAATCCGGAAAACATTGCGCTGTCGGCACCGGgcagaaaacgaaaaacccaGAAGCGTGCGAAACCGATCGTGCTGCCACCGAAGTCACAAATTTCGCAACCGTGCCAGTTCAACCACGTTACCAGCGTTACGACCGGTGACACGCAGCGTTACTTCAGTCTGCAGGCGTTCGTTTCGGCACCGATGAAGCACCGAAGTCCTTAA
- the LOC128301749 gene encoding uncharacterized protein LOC128301749 isoform X3, which produces MRKLLPKPPHMTHLQRHRLESVSDHSGPTSSSSKSDSSDGSASEICEPQQQQQQQQHLGGLISPNSSYTQEDVDEQDDDLEYSKHDLISLDNGIITDYERAQVESFFSGLGTEVYVSSSLANLYERVGKEDWRLVFTGIPVLLHDKGSTRSRCTPRVSFVLAERGTCFALWKDTIDNLSDYKVAAAAFHTMCLSADHRKVIGFSFDSNQAAREMWVRVEELTSNPENIALSAPGRKRKTQKRAKPIVLPPKSQISQPCQFNHVTSVTTGDTQRYFSLQAFVSAPMKHRSP; this is translated from the exons ATGAGAAAACTGTTGCCAAAACCACCGCAT ATGACACACCTCCAGCGGCACCGGCTGGAGTCAGTGAGTGACCACAGCGGTCCGACCAGCTCGTCCAGCAAGTCGGACAGCTCGGACGGTTCGGCCTCGGAGATATGCGAG ccacagcagcagcagcagcagcagcaacacctgGGTGGACTGATCTCACCCAACTCCAGCTACACCCAGGAGGACGTTGACGAGCAGGATGACGATCTCGAGTACAGCAAGCACGACCTCATCAGTCTGGACAACGGCATCATCACCGACTACGAGCGGGCACAGGTCGAGAGCTTCTTCAGCGGACTCGGCACCGAG GTGTACGTTAGCTCATCGTTGGCCAATCTGTACGAGCGCGTCGGCAAGGAGGACTGGCGTCTAGTGTTTACTGGTATACCGGTGCTGCTACACGACAAGGGCAGCACGCGGTCACGCTGCACACCGAGGGTGTCGTTCGTGCTGGCCGAGCGTGGTACGTGCTTCGCCCTCTGGAAGGATACCATCGACAACCTGTCCGACTACAAGGTAGCAGCGGCCGCCTTCCATACGATGTGTCTATCAGCAG ATCATCGGAAAGTGATCGGTTTCAGTTTCGATTCGAACCAGGCGGCTCGGGAAATGTGGGTGCGGGTAGAGGAGCTGACGAGCAATCCGGAAAACATTGCGCTGTCGGCACCGGgcagaaaacgaaaaacccaGAAGCGTGCGAAACCGATCGTGCTGCCACCGAAGTCACAAATTTCGCAACCGTGCCAGTTCAACCACGTTACCAGCGTTACGACCGGTGACACGCAGCGTTACTTCAGTCTGCAGGCGTTCGTTTCGGCACCGATGAAGCACCGAAGTCCTTAA